In one Bacillus thuringiensis genomic region, the following are encoded:
- a CDS encoding sporulation protein, with the protein MFQKFLASVGIGRAKVDTVLEKDEYIVGEEIVGKVHITGGSVSQQIESIYLTLSTSYVREVDDKKVTTTYDLERVRLTEPFSVEPNETVDIPFSFPMPIEAPLTLGMKTVWIHTGLDIKRSIDPSDRDYVQVLPNALLSSVLDSVNELGFKARHIECEELPHRLRKQVPFAQEFEFIPVSGEYYGKLDELELLILPRAYDRLEIIMEVDRKSRGLAGLFAEALDLDEKVIRFTVTREDIPEMKQKINNYIF; encoded by the coding sequence ATGTTTCAAAAGTTTTTAGCAAGCGTTGGTATTGGAAGGGCAAAGGTAGATACTGTTCTTGAAAAAGATGAGTATATTGTTGGGGAAGAAATAGTTGGAAAAGTTCATATAACTGGAGGTTCAGTTAGCCAACAAATTGAAAGCATTTACTTAACATTATCGACGTCGTATGTACGAGAAGTGGATGATAAAAAAGTAACAACAACATATGATTTAGAGCGAGTACGCTTAACCGAACCTTTTTCTGTAGAACCGAATGAAACAGTTGACATTCCATTTTCTTTTCCAATGCCAATTGAAGCACCACTTACACTTGGTATGAAAACGGTTTGGATTCATACAGGTCTTGATATTAAACGTAGTATAGACCCAAGTGACCGCGACTACGTTCAAGTGTTACCCAATGCATTATTAAGTAGTGTTTTAGATAGTGTAAATGAATTAGGGTTTAAAGCACGTCATATAGAATGTGAAGAATTACCGCATCGATTACGTAAGCAAGTTCCATTCGCACAAGAATTTGAGTTTATTCCGGTTTCTGGAGAGTACTATGGGAAATTAGATGAATTAGAATTATTAATCTTGCCACGTGCATACGACCGATTAGAAATAATTATGGAAGTAGATAGAAAATCACGTGGATTAGCTGGTTTATTCGCTGAGGCACTTGATCTTGATGAGAAGGTGATTCGTTTTACCGTAACAAGAGAAGATATCCCTGAGATGAAGCAAAAAATTAATAATTATATTTTTTAA
- a CDS encoding serine/threonine protein kinase, with amino-acid sequence MKWRRVLALFDRPLRKNTIVAERYKIESVIGMGSYGVTYVVNDLQINRYKVLKQLRQSKQRYESGRRSFEQEKMILQTLNHHAIPSLYDHFLWEKKSFFVMEYMPGKNFEDYIFIDGYVYTEREVFEILYEILEIVSVFHSEGIIHRDLRIPNILMKENQISIIDFGLAKWKGEDDERATTYEGEQALMREVHFRSDFYALGHFSLFLLYAGYESNEKQEKPWYEELTLEHYTREMLMRMLQIKTPYYENVQDLKQDVASALERMETPCFKSF; translated from the coding sequence AAATACAATTGTTGCAGAGCGTTATAAAATTGAATCAGTAATTGGAATGGGCAGTTATGGGGTTACATATGTCGTTAATGATTTACAAATAAATAGGTATAAAGTCTTAAAACAATTAAGACAAAGTAAACAAAGATATGAGTCTGGTAGAAGATCATTTGAACAAGAGAAAATGATTTTACAAACATTAAATCATCATGCAATTCCTAGTCTATATGATCATTTCCTATGGGAGAAAAAGAGCTTCTTTGTGATGGAGTACATGCCTGGTAAAAATTTTGAAGATTATATTTTCATAGATGGGTATGTATATACAGAACGTGAAGTTTTTGAGATTTTATATGAAATATTAGAAATTGTATCGGTGTTTCATAGTGAAGGCATTATTCATCGAGATTTACGCATTCCAAACATACTAATGAAAGAAAATCAAATTAGTATTATTGATTTTGGATTGGCTAAATGGAAAGGTGAGGATGATGAGCGAGCTACAACTTACGAAGGTGAACAAGCTTTGATGCGAGAAGTTCACTTTCGTAGCGACTTTTATGCGCTCGGTCATTTCTCATTATTTTTATTATATGCAGGATATGAATCTAATGAAAAACAGGAAAAACCATGGTACGAAGAATTAACTTTGGAACATTATACTCGCGAAATGCTTATGCGAATGTTACAAATAAAAACGCCGTACTATGAGAATGTACAAGATTTAAAACAAGATGTAGCTTCTGCTTTAGAAAGGATGGAGACTCCATGTTTCAAAAGTTTTTAG